Below is a window of Gilliamella sp. ESL0405 DNA.
CCAACACAAACCAGTAAAAATCCCATTATTCTAGAAGTGGCTTCAATGCCACTTTTTCCCATAAAACGCATAATACTGCCCGCACTACGCATACAAAGCCAAAGAATAAGGCACAGGAGAAGTGGTACCAGTATTGACGAGGCATAGATAACCCAGCTAGACACGTTATATCCGCCCCCTTTAACGGTTGATGCCATACTGATGATCATCGCAATAGTACCCGGTCCGGCCGTGCTGGGAATAGCTAAAGGAACAAAAGCAATATTATTTGAAATTTCTTTCTTCTTAGCATCGGCTTCCAGTGTTTTGTGAGAAGGTTGTTGAGGGAAAAGCATTCTAAAGCCAATAATGCCAACTATCATACCGCCGGCTATGCGCAATCCGGGAATAGAAATACCAAAGGTATTCATCACCAATTGGCCGCAGTAAAACGATACAATCATAATAATAAAAACATAAATACAGGTCATTTTAGACTGATAATTACGTTCTTCATTGGTCATATCGCCAGATAGACCTAATAACAGCACTACAGTGGTCAAGGGATTGGTTAAAGGAATAAAAAGAATTAAACCAAAGCCGACAGTTTGAATAAGTTCCAGCATAAAATCGATACAGATCCAATCAACATACTGCGACTCAGTATAATTCAAATAAATACAAAATGATATAAGGGCGTAAATTTACGCCCAATATAAGGATAATATTTTGAAAAGATAAGATTAGAATGGAATATCGTCATCAAAATCCATTGGTGGCTCAGGTGTAGCCGGTTGTGCTGCTGGCGCTGTTGGTGCCGCTTGGCGAGGTGCTGCCGGCGCAGATGAAGTGTTATTAGCACTTTGTCCCCAACTTTGTGAACCGTCATTAAAGCTATTATCGCCACTGTTACGTGAACCTAAAATTTGTAATGTACCGCCAATTGGGTTTATTACAACTTCAGTCGTATAACGATCGGCGCCTGATTGGTCTTGCCATTTACGAGTTTGTAATTGACCTTCAAGATAAACTTGTGTGCCTTTTTTGATATATTCGCCAGCAATTTCAGCTAATTTTCCAAACACGACAACGCGATGCCATTCTGTTCGGTCTCGGGTTTCACCTGTTTGTCTATCTTTCCATGATTCTGAAGTTGCAACACTAAAATTAGCGACAGCATTACCATTTGGCATGTAACGAACTTCTGGATCTTGACCTAAGTTACCGACTAAAATGACTTTATTTATTCCTCGGTTTGCCATTATAAACTCCTAAAAATTGCATAAA
It encodes the following:
- a CDS encoding MarC family NAAT transporter, producing the protein MLELIQTVGFGLILFIPLTNPLTTVVLLLGLSGDMTNEERNYQSKMTCIYVFIIMIVSFYCGQLVMNTFGISIPGLRIAGGMIVGIIGFRMLFPQQPSHKTLEADAKKKEISNNIAFVPLAIPSTAGPGTIAMIISMASTVKGGGYNVSSWVIYASSILVPLLLCLILWLCMRSAGSIMRFMGKSGIEATSRIMGFLLVCVGTQFIINGVKELVINFPNI
- a CDS encoding single-stranded DNA-binding protein gives rise to the protein MANRGINKVILVGNLGQDPEVRYMPNGNAVANFSVATSESWKDRQTGETRDRTEWHRVVVFGKLAEIAGEYIKKGTQVYLEGQLQTRKWQDQSGADRYTTEVVINPIGGTLQILGSRNSGDNSFNDGSQSWGQSANNTSSAPAAPRQAAPTAPAAQPATPEPPMDFDDDIPF